One stretch of Miscanthus floridulus cultivar M001 chromosome 18, ASM1932011v1, whole genome shotgun sequence DNA includes these proteins:
- the LOC136522398 gene encoding uncharacterized protein isoform X1, with protein MEGSFQLNPNASPFIPGSLGSFAHKAPEKQGGLIISAGSSSKGEASGSSFDPSQHEENDIDELALANMVFSMFPNVSTDFIDELLKANDFDINLTVDMLHELNSQDMLHDDAEATNDLHNGQGVPGADYHNAEVSESSSKMSQDLQNEKSATSDVKSVLPKFSEINLLHNDLGLPDDEKLAGTSVAK; from the exons ATGGAAGGATCGTTCCAGTTGAATCCAAACGCCAGCCCTTTCATACCTGGATCGCTGGGTTCATTTGCACACAAAGCCCcagaaaaacaaggag GTCTTATCATTTCTGCAGGGTCATCATCAAAGGGAGAGGCTTCTGGTAGCAGTTTTGATCCTTCGCAGCATGAGGAAAATGACATTGATGAACTTGCTCTAGCCAACATGGTCTTTTCAATGTTCCCAAATGTCTCCACAGATTTCATTGATGAGTTACTCAAGGCAAATGATTTTGACATAAATCTGACTGTTGATATGCTTCATGAGCTGAACTCGCAAGATATGCTTCATGATGATGCTGAGGCTACCAATGACCTTCATAATGGCCAG GGTGTACCTGGTGCTGATTACCACAATGCTGAGGTGTCTGAGAGTAGCAGCAAGATGAGTCAAGATCTGCAGAATGAGAAGTCAGCAACTTCTGATGTGAAATCTGTGCTGCCAAAGTTCTCAGAGATCAATTTGCTTCACAACGACCTG GGCCTGCCTGATGATGAGAAGTTAGCGGGGACTTCTGTTGCGAAGTGA
- the LOC136522398 gene encoding uncharacterized protein isoform X2, translating into MEGSFQLNPNASPFIPGSLGSFAHKAPEKQGGSSSKGEASGSSFDPSQHEENDIDELALANMVFSMFPNVSTDFIDELLKANDFDINLTVDMLHELNSQDMLHDDAEATNDLHNGQGVPGADYHNAEVSESSSKMSQDLQNEKSATSDVKSVLPKFSEINLLHNDLGLPDDEKLAGTSVAK; encoded by the exons ATGGAAGGATCGTTCCAGTTGAATCCAAACGCCAGCCCTTTCATACCTGGATCGCTGGGTTCATTTGCACACAAAGCCCcagaaaaacaaggag GGTCATCATCAAAGGGAGAGGCTTCTGGTAGCAGTTTTGATCCTTCGCAGCATGAGGAAAATGACATTGATGAACTTGCTCTAGCCAACATGGTCTTTTCAATGTTCCCAAATGTCTCCACAGATTTCATTGATGAGTTACTCAAGGCAAATGATTTTGACATAAATCTGACTGTTGATATGCTTCATGAGCTGAACTCGCAAGATATGCTTCATGATGATGCTGAGGCTACCAATGACCTTCATAATGGCCAG GGTGTACCTGGTGCTGATTACCACAATGCTGAGGTGTCTGAGAGTAGCAGCAAGATGAGTCAAGATCTGCAGAATGAGAAGTCAGCAACTTCTGATGTGAAATCTGTGCTGCCAAAGTTCTCAGAGATCAATTTGCTTCACAACGACCTG GGCCTGCCTGATGATGAGAAGTTAGCGGGGACTTCTGTTGCGAAGTGA